The genomic segment TCGAGGATATCCTGGCCCGCAGCGATCTCTACGAGCGGGAGGGAAAGCAGCAGCACGCCTACTGCATCCACATCGACCGCAAAGGGGACGTGCGGATCCTGGCCAACCTCCAGCCCGACGCCTACTGGGCCGAGACGATGCTCCACGAGCTCGGCCATGCGGTCTACGACAAATACATCGACCGGGACCTCCCCTTCCTGCTGCGCACGCCGGCCCACATCCTCTCCACCGAGGCCATCGCCGTGCTGATGGGCCGCCTGATCCACCACCCGGCCTGGCTGCGGCGCTATCTGGGCCTGGAGGAGGAGTCCCTGCAGCAAGCGCTCCCCCAGGCTCTCCGACGCCACCGGGCTAAGCTCCTGATCTTCACCCGCTGGGTGCTGGTGATGGCCCATTTCGAACGCGCCCTCTACCAAAACCCCCGGCAGGACCTCAATCGTCTGTGGTGGGATCTGGTGGAGGAGTTTCAGATGGTGCGGCGCCCGGAGGGGCGGGATGCGCCCGACTGGGCGGCGAAGATCCACTTCAGCGTCGCGCCGGTTTATTATCACAACTACCTGCTGGGGGAATTGGCAGCCTCCCAGCTGCTGATGACCTTGCGGGCCCGGATCGGGGAGGATGAGGCCTGGATCGCCTCCCCGGAGACCGGGGCCTTTTTGATCCGGCGCTACTTCCGGCCCGGACGCTCCGTCGACTGGAACACCCTGATGGTGTTCGCCACCGGATACCCCCTCTCCCCGGAGCCCTTCGCCCGGGATCTGGAGCCGGCGGCATGAGGGGAGGGCAAGCGACCCGGATCTCTCCCTCCAAGAGGAGCGGATGAACGCCGGGGTTCCTTGGGTTTCGGCGCTGACAGGGATCGGGTTGATCGGGGTGCTCCTCGCTCTGATCCTGGCCTTCCGGGCATGGTGGGAAGCCCGCCTGACCCCCTATCTGATCGTGCGCCGCGCCGCGGAGCGGCGGGCGCGCCGCTGGCTCCGGCTGGCCCTCGGGCTGGCCCTCGGCATAGGCACCCTGAACGCCTTCGCCCGCTCCGGCTTCCACCTGCCCTTCGAGATCCCGCCGCCAGGATGGCCTGCGCCGGTTTCCCCTTCCCCTACGCCTTCCCTGGAGGCCCTTCCTTCTCCATCCCCTACACCCCTTGAAGAGATCCCACCAACACCTACATCCCGGCCGACACCCTCCCCGTCGCCCACCTCGCCGCCGTCTCCCCTCCCCTCGCCGACGCTGCCGTATCCGCCCACCCTGCTGACCCCGCTTCCCGGCGCGGTCCCGGCGCCCCCGAACGCTCGGTTCACGGATTTGGCGCTCACAAGCGCCTGCGACGAGCGCGGGCGACCCCTCCGGATCCCCACGCCGCCGCCGACGGTCTTCCCTGCCGGGACCGTTCGGATCTGCGGGCGGTTCCGGGTGGAGAACATGCCGGTGGGGGCCCCATGGACGGTAGCCTGGTATCGGGAGGGCGCCTTGGAGGACAGCAGCACCCTGCTCTGGGACGGCCGCCCAGGCCAGCCCGGCTACATCTACAACACCCGGCCGGACGGCTTCCCGGCCGGACGATGGGAGGTCCGCCTCTACATCGAGGACCGCCTGCAGGTCCGCGTGGAGTTCGAGGTGCGATGAGGGAGCCTGTCATTGCACAGCACAGCACGAATCATCCGCGGGGATCTCCGCGGCGGCCGCCTCGGCCTCGGCCCGAAGGACCGGAGGGAGATCCGCGGCCATGGCCAGCCCCTTGCGCAGGACAGCCTGCACATGGTCCCCACAACAGCGTCCGGAGGGATTCCGGATGTGGCACTCCGTCCCCGTGCGGGCCTTCGTATAAGCCTGGATGTCTTTGATGGAATCACAGCAGCGCTTAACCACGATCTCATAGAGGATGGTCTGCTCATCCACTCTCTTGCAGTAACAGACCGGGATCGGCGTCTCGAGACGCTTGATCCCCACCGGGACCTGTACGTCCTCCAGGGCGAAGTAAAGGCCCTCCCCGTTGTGGAAGTACACGATGGGACAGGTCGGGGTCTCGCAGAAGTGAACACCCGCATCCCGGATCTTGTCGAAGTGCTCGCCTCGGACCATCCGCTCCAGCGTCCAGCGCCGGATCCGGAAGGGGAACCGCCCCCCGCAGACCGGGCACATCGCTTCCGCCTGCGCAGGGTCCTGAGCCGTCAAGGCGGCATACACCGGATCCACCGGTAACAGCCGGCCGGAGACCGTGGTGAGATACGCCATGCTGACCTCCTCCTGGATCAGGGTTCAGATGGGCTTGTCCCTTCAACGCCATCCCCGGGCTCAAGGCCCCTCCGGGATGAGCTCCAGCTCGGTGGTGATGGCCACGCAGTTCCCGATCGTCCGCGCGACCGGACAGTAACGGGCATGGAAACCATGGACGCGGCGAGCGGTCTCCATCTGGGAGGGAGCGATCCGCAGACGATAGGTCACGTGGATCCTCCGCAAGACCAGGACGTTGTCTTCCTTTTCAACCTCCCCCACCGCTTCGGCGATCAGCCGGCCTTCCCCTGCCGGGATCCCGCGCGCTTCCAGCGCGCCACCCAAGGTCCCGGTGAGTCAGCCTGCCGCCGCCGCAACCAGATCATCCAGCGTGGTGGCATGGGGCTCATGGGCGTGAGGATCCACGCCATAATGCCGGGCGACTTCGGTGTGAACTCCGAAAAAGATAGGCTGAGGTTCGATGGGGAGAAACGCCCGCCGCAAGGGGCCCTTCACTCGCTCAACCCGCACGCGGGATCGATACACCACGGCCTCGCTCATGGCGGCCTCTGATCAAAGAAAGATACGTCCCCAATAGTAAATCAGATAGAGCCCGGCCCCCAGCAGGAGCAGGACCCCAGCCGTCTCCACGGCGGCGGCCAGACGGCGGAGCCCCCGGGCCAGGGGACGCCCAGCGAGGGCCAGGGCCATGGAGAGGGCGACGAGCACCACCCCCATCCCCAGCCCATATAACAGGACCAAGAGGAGCGCCTCCCCCCCGCTCTGCCGGGCCACCGAGAACCCCACCAGGGCGAGGAACAGCGGCAACGTGCACCCCAGGGAAGCGAGGCCATACGCCAACCCGAAGCCGAACCAGGTCCATCGGGAAGGGCGCTCCCCCGCGCGGACTTCCAAAGGGATCCCGAGGAGGAGCCAGGGCCGGCCGGCGAGCCGGGAGAGGGCGAGAAGGACCAGGATCCCACCGACCCCCAGGCCCAGGAAAGGGGACCAGCGGGTGAGGGTTCTCAGGCCCATCGCCAGGGCGAACCCCGCCGCCACAAACAAACCGGTGCAGCCGGCCGCCATCGCCAGCCCCATCCCGACGGCGTCCCGCACCGAAAGACGCCCTCCCGTCCGCGCCAGGGCGTAACCCACATAAGCCGGCAGCACCGCCAGGCCGCATGGATTGACCGTGGCCATCATCCCGGTCATCACCGCATAGAAGGCCAGGGCAAGATCCATAGGAGAGACCTCCGGATCCTGGGCTCCTGCTAACGGGAGGCGGGCGGGAGGATCCGCGCCATCTGGGTGGCCAGCGTCTCATACGACGTCGGAACCTCGTCCCGGAAGACGATCCGACCTTGCGGATCGATGATCACCGTGGTGTCCAACCGGGTTACCCGGTAGGCGAGGGCCACCGTGTTGTCTCGATCGAAGGCCCATATGTAATCCGGGTTCCCGGCCGCTTCGCGAAAAGCCGCCAGGTCCTCCGGGGTGCTGGTGGGGTCCACATCCAGGGCCACGATCACTGCCTGATCCCCATAGTGCGCATGGAGACGGGCCAGCGCCCGGGCCTCCGGGACACAGGTGCCGCACCAGTAGGCCATAAAGAAGAGCACCACCGGCTTGCCCTCGCCCAGGGCCTGCGAAAGCGTGAACGTCCTCCCTTCCAGGGTGGGCACGCTGAAATCCGGCGCCGGAGCTCCACCTCCCCCCAGCCCCGCGCAGCCTGCGAGCACGAGCCCGATCCCCAGCCAGACTCCCCACCGCCGCAGCGCCTTCACGGGCTCACCTCCAGCCCCTGCAACGCGAAGAGCACCGGGAGGTCCTCGGCCGAGAGAACGCCCGGATCGTAGTCCACGATCAGGCGGTCTCCCTCCAGATGGATCGCCCGGATCCCCGGCATGCCCTCCAGCGAGGCGATCACCTCCAGGAGCGGGCGCGGGGGACAGCATGGGGAGGGGATCGTCCGAAAGGTGGTGTAGATCTGACGTGCTGCCCGCTCGGGCGTTGCCGTCGCCAGGGGCTCAGTGGACTGGGGCAACGAGCGCCCCTCCCGCTCCGGAGGTGGAGTCGGCGCAGAGGCCGGAGCCACCGTCCCCCGTGGGAGGGCCGAAGGGACCTCCGGCGGGGCGGGGGGCGCAGCGCAGGCGGTCCAGAACAGCATCGCCGCCAGCAGGAGAACATGCCATCGATTCTGTATCATCGCCGGGACCTCCTGGAAGCGGCGGGATGAGCGGCTGCACGGCCGGATCCCTGGCGGCCCTCGGATCCGGCTGCCGCCAGCGCCAGCCCGACCAGGAAGAGCGCCGTCGAGGCCGCCACCAGGACCTCCAGATGCGTCGAGAGATAGGCTCCCAGGGTCGTCCCGGCCAGCAGGCTCAGAAGCAGAGGGGCCGTCACCGGCAGATGGCATGGACAGGTCACCAGCGCCAGAGCCAGTCCCACGCCCTGGCGAAGATGCTTGAGCATATCCACCTCCTCTCTGTTCAGCAGCAACCGCCTCCTCCGGATTCCCCCGGACCCCTCAGGGCGCGCCACAGCCGCTGCCAGAACCCGGGATGGGTGCGCGGATACCGCTCCGCGTGCCACGGATGGCAAAACGCCTTCCCATGGGCGAAGACCGGGGTCCCCTCAATCGGAGCTCCGCACTCCGCGCAGCGAAGCGACGTTTTTCCCATCTTCCGATCCGCTCCAGCCTCCTGTTCCATCCCTGCCTCCTCAGAGATCGGGATCGGGGATCGCCGCGCAGCAACCGATCCCCCCTTCCCATTGCAAATAGGGCCCCAATCGTCGCGCTAGATGAAAGGCCTCCGGGAGAGAGAGCAACGCCAGGACCGGATCCCAGGGACCGCCGGGTTGGAACAGGCGCGGCGAGGCGAGAAAAACCGTTCGCTGACAGAACGCCGCCCGGATGCCCGCTCCAGGCCCGGGGGCCGCCAGGACCAAGACGGCTTCCACCGGCTCGATCTCCCGGATCCCCGCGGGGGAGATCGTGAAACGGATGGGCTGTCCGGTCCGTGCGCACGAGGCCTCCACCTGGGCCTCCCGCTGCAGGCAGAGCGGGAAGAGCAATGTGTCCAGCGCGCACCAAGTCCAGAGGGACCGTCCCTCCCACTCCAGGCGGAACGGCGTAGGGCGGAGGGTAAGGCCCCAGCCGATCAGCCGCCCGGCCTCATCCCATTCGACCGCCGGATCTCCCTGAAGGGCCCCGCGGACGGCCTCCTCGGGCTATCCGACCGCCTCGGCCAGGCGATCCAGGGGGACCGGCTCCCCGCGGGCGAGCAGCCGCAATGCCGCCTCAAACAGCGGCCCGCGGTCCAGGGCCCATCCACGGCCGCTCAGCTCCAGCATCAGCCGATGGGCCAGATGCTCCGGATCCAGGGTTTCCGCCATGGGGCCCTCCTATCCCGCGCAGCAGCTCAACCGGGCTACATCCCGCGTGAAGGACTGGGCGCCCAACCGCAGGCCCTCCGCCCAGGTGAGATACGGGAAGAGGGTGCGGCCGAGATCCTGAGCGGTATATCCGGCCTGGAGGGCGATCACGCCGGCGGCGATGGCCTCCCCGGCCTGGGGCATCGCGAGATGGATGCCCAGCAGCCGGTCGGTGTTCGCATCGGCCACCAGCTTGATCACCCCGCGGGTCTCGAAGGCGATGCGCGCCCGGGGCACCGCCTCCAGCGGGAGCAGAACAGCCTTCGGCGTCTCCCCCCGTTCCCGGGCCTGCGCCTCCGTCCATCCCACCGAAGCCACCTCCGGATCGGTGAAGGTGACCCGAGGGACAACGCTCAGGTCCAGCGTCCGGTGATTGCCCAGCAGGGCGTTCTCCGCCGCCACCGTCCCGCTGGCCGCGGCCACATAGACGAACATGGGTAGGTCGGCGCAATCGCCGGCGGCGTAGATCGAGGGGTTCGAGGTTTGCATATAGGGGTTGACCCGGATCTCCCCCCTCGGCCCCACCGCCACCCCGACCGCCTCCAGCCCCAGGTCCTGGGTGTTCGGGCGGCGGCCGGTGGCTATCAACAGCTGCTCCGCAGAGACGATGCGGGTTTCCCCGTCTTTCTCGAAAGACACCTCATAGCGGCCGTCGGATCGAGCGGCCCGGATGATCTTCACGCCGGTGTGGAAGGCCATGCCCTCTTCCTCCAGGGCGCGCTGCAACGCCTCGCTGATCTCCGGCTCCTCGAAGGGGACGATGCGGGGGAGGGCCTCGAGGACCGTCACCGCGACGCCGGCGCGGGCGAAGACCTGGGCCAGCTCCAGCCCCACCGCGTTGGCGCCGACCACGATCATGGAGCGAGGCAGCTCCCGCAGGGAGAGGGCCTCGGTGCTGGTGAGATAGCCCGCTTCGGCCAGGCCTGGGATGGGCGGAGCCCACGGCCGCGCGCCGGTGGCCAGGATCACCCGGCCCGGGGCGTAGGTGATGCCGTTCACCACCACCGCTCCGCCCTCCGTCAGGCGGGCTCGACCCTGGATCCGCGTGATTTGGGGATAGGCGGCCAGGACCTCCTCATATTTCTCCCGGCGCATAGCCGCGATGAGGGCCTCCTTCTGAGCGATCAGCTCTGCCCAGTTCAGCGCCCCCCGGGCGGTGCTCACCCCCCGGAAGCCATGGGCGCCCGCCCGATGGTAGACCTCCAGGGCGCGGATCAGGAACTTCGACGGAACGCAGCCCACGTTCACGCAGGTCCCGCCCAGGGTCCCTGCCTCCACGAGGGCCACGCGGGCGCCCAGCTCGGCGGCGCGGATGGCCGCGGCGAAGGCCGCCGATCCCCCGCCGATGATCAGGAGATCGAACCGGCCATCGCCCCGCGGGGCTGCGGGAGCCTCCGGGAGCTCCGCCCGGACCACCCGGGCCCGATAGCCGGCGCGGGCGACGGCCTCCTCCATGGCGGAATCGGGGACCTCTCCCTCCACGATGGCCTCGGCCTTCCCGGAGGACCAGTGAGGGACCCGGGCGGAGAGCACCCCGGGCACCGCGCGGAGCGCCCGCTCCACGTGCCGGGCGCAATCGTCACACGTCATCCCCTGCACCTCCAGCTCCACGCGAACCAGCATCTGATCCCTCCTTCTCCAGATCCCCCTCCCGGGGATAGGGATATGCGCTCTCCAGTATAAACCCGTGGGAGGGGTTTGTCAAGCAGAGGGAGGTCCATCGCGCTATCATGGAGGCGTTCGTGCTCAACCCTGAAAGCGTGCGCCCGTATGGATCCCCGCCTAAGAGCGCTGACCCGGCGCATCGGAGGCTGGCTGATCCCGCTGTGGGTCTGGTTCCTATGGCTCCACCAGGCCTGGCCCGCCCGGGTCTTCTTCACCCGCGCCCCTGCCGGGGAGGACACCCTGGAGGTGATGTGGGCCCTCGCCTGGTATCGGCGGGCCCTCCTCGAGCTGCATACTTCCCCGCTCTTCCATCCGTTCGCCTTCGCTCCCCAGGGTTGGCATGTGGCCAAGCTGCATCATGGCCCCTTCCTGATCGCCCTGATGCTCCCCGGGGCCTTGCTGGGCGGGGACGCCTTCGCAGTCCACTTCTTCGGGTGGCTGGTTTACTCCCTGGCGTTCCTCGGCGTCTTCCGCCTCACTTATCATTTCTCTCGAGATCGTGGGCTGGCCACGGCGGCCGGGGTCGCCTATGCCCTGTTCCACGGCAGTTACGCCGCCATGCGGATCTATGGGGATCACCTGCCGGTCGCTGCTGCCAGCCTGGCTTGGATGGCTTGGGCCTTAGAGCGGGCCCGAGCGATGGGATGGTCCCCTCGGGCGCTGCGCCGGGCCGGGATCCTCTGGGGGCTGGGGATCGCCGGCACCCCCTACTTGGTGCTCCTGGGCGGGGCGCTGGCGCTGGTTTACATGTGGGGAGCCTGGCGGCGCAAACGCCTCGGGCGCTTTCTGCTC from the Thermoflexus hugenholtzii JAD2 genome contains:
- the merA gene encoding mercury(II) reductase, with the translated sequence MLVRVELEVQGMTCDDCARHVERALRAVPGVLSARVPHWSSGKAEAIVEGEVPDSAMEEAVARAGYRARVVRAELPEAPAAPRGDGRFDLLIIGGGSAAFAAAIRAAELGARVALVEAGTLGGTCVNVGCVPSKFLIRALEVYHRAGAHGFRGVSTARGALNWAELIAQKEALIAAMRREKYEEVLAAYPQITRIQGRARLTEGGAVVVNGITYAPGRVILATGARPWAPPIPGLAEAGYLTSTEALSLRELPRSMIVVGANAVGLELAQVFARAGVAVTVLEALPRIVPFEEPEISEALQRALEEEGMAFHTGVKIIRAARSDGRYEVSFEKDGETRIVSAEQLLIATGRRPNTQDLGLEAVGVAVGPRGEIRVNPYMQTSNPSIYAAGDCADLPMFVYVAAASGTVAAENALLGNHRTLDLSVVPRVTFTDPEVASVGWTEAQARERGETPKAVLLPLEAVPRARIAFETRGVIKLVADANTDRLLGIHLAMPQAGEAIAAGVIALQAGYTAQDLGRTLFPYLTWAEGLRLGAQSFTRDVARLSCCAG
- a CDS encoding TlpA family protein disulfide reductase, producing MKALRRWGVWLGIGLVLAGCAGLGGGGAPAPDFSVPTLEGRTFTLSQALGEGKPVVLFFMAYWCGTCVPEARALARLHAHYGDQAVIVALDVDPTSTPEDLAAFREAAGNPDYIWAFDRDNTVALAYRVTRLDTTVIIDPQGRIVFRDEVPTSYETLATQMARILPPASR
- a CDS encoding cytochrome c biogenesis CcdA family protein, which produces MDLALAFYAVMTGMMATVNPCGLAVLPAYVGYALARTGGRLSVRDAVGMGLAMAAGCTGLFVAAGFALAMGLRTLTRWSPFLGLGVGGILVLLALSRLAGRPWLLLGIPLEVRAGERPSRWTWFGFGLAYGLASLGCTLPLFLALVGFSVARQSGGEALLLVLLYGLGMGVVLVALSMALALAGRPLARGLRRLAAAVETAGVLLLLGAGLYLIYYWGRIFL
- a CDS encoding OsmC family protein, with product MGGALEARGIPAGEGRLIAEAVGEVEKEDNVLVLRRIHVTYRLRIAPSQMETARRVHGFHARYCPVARTIGNCVAITTELELIPEGP
- the merB gene encoding organomercurial lyase, whose amino-acid sequence is MIGWGLTLRPTPFRLEWEGRSLWTWCALDTLLFPLCLQREAQVEASCARTGQPIRFTISPAGIREIEPVEAVLVLAAPGPGAGIRAAFCQRTVFLASPRLFQPGGPWDPVLALLSLPEAFHLARRLGPYLQWEGGIGCCAAIPDPDL